Proteins from one Candidatus Scalindua japonica genomic window:
- a CDS encoding right-handed parallel beta-helix repeat-containing protein, producing MKNVLKILKMILSIISYVGGIARCDIFCIKKQTMFFSFVVYFLFTLQVYATTYYVDYENGVDTNTGTSIGTAFKHCPGDSNATNNALLINLIPGDTVIFKGGSTYSGEITVNRSGSIENYISYRGNTPAGDWGVGKAKLDLKELYFHAFNGYGSYIKVLNFDIYSVKRVSTETQRGTIRVSGGHDWLIQDCIFSRTEGWDMLCAQGSDESVYADQTQIFLRTAGTDNFEINNCEFYAVGRDCIYMFRSDNVKIHDCNFGGINRGIQTGYFSVALRITYSSHNIQIYDNIFHDGWQYEGDDPGQRCHAGDWLHIYGNSNAAEYPHDILIEGNSFYNNRDFQNPHGTAFSFMHTGVNNITWRNNTFINPHAYNGTLLTQFSELAPDKIYIYNNTFVNYNTGLCMKIGLGSGSDFEVKNNIFVQYNSASSACLEVFDAGWAGTISNNVYYRPNNESQTLRQSNTWYSLDQWKALGYDANSSYGNPNLVNIPSNGELSSSGNYRLSNGSLNSINTGATISGFNSDKDDVLRPQSASWDIGAYEYFVMTLAPPQNVRVESQ from the coding sequence GTGAAAAATGTTCTGAAAATATTGAAAATGATTTTATCTATCATCTCATATGTTGGAGGTATCGCGAGGTGCGATATTTTTTGCATAAAAAAACAAACTATGTTTTTTTCATTTGTAGTTTACTTTTTATTTACTTTGCAAGTTTATGCAACTACATATTACGTGGATTATGAAAATGGTGTTGACACAAACACTGGCACATCAATAGGAACTGCATTTAAACATTGTCCAGGTGATTCTAATGCGACAAATAATGCTCTGTTGATAAATTTAATACCAGGTGACACTGTTATATTTAAAGGTGGCTCAACTTATAGCGGTGAAATTACTGTTAACAGGTCAGGTTCTATTGAAAATTATATTTCTTATAGAGGAAATACACCGGCTGGTGATTGGGGCGTTGGGAAAGCAAAATTAGATTTAAAAGAATTATACTTTCATGCATTTAATGGTTACGGTAGCTATATTAAAGTATTAAATTTTGATATCTATAGTGTCAAGAGAGTATCAACTGAAACTCAACGAGGGACAATTCGTGTTTCTGGTGGTCATGATTGGTTGATACAAGATTGCATATTTAGTAGAACTGAAGGATGGGATATGCTTTGTGCACAAGGGTCAGACGAGTCTGTTTATGCTGATCAAACTCAAATATTCCTGAGAACTGCCGGAACTGATAATTTCGAAATTAATAATTGCGAATTTTATGCAGTTGGAAGGGATTGCATATATATGTTTCGTTCTGACAATGTTAAAATACATGATTGTAACTTTGGGGGTATTAATCGTGGAATTCAAACAGGATATTTTAGTGTTGCTTTGCGCATAACATATAGCTCTCATAATATACAGATATACGACAATATATTTCATGATGGTTGGCAATATGAAGGTGATGACCCAGGACAAAGATGCCATGCTGGCGATTGGTTGCATATTTATGGAAATTCTAATGCCGCCGAGTATCCACATGATATTTTAATAGAAGGAAACTCATTTTATAATAATCGAGATTTTCAAAATCCACATGGAACAGCTTTTTCTTTTATGCATACAGGAGTAAATAATATTACTTGGAGAAACAATACTTTCATAAATCCTCACGCTTATAATGGTACATTATTAACTCAGTTTAGTGAACTTGCACCAGATAAAATATATATATATAACAATACTTTTGTTAATTATAATACTGGCTTATGTATGAAAATTGGTCTTGGGAGCGGTAGTGATTTTGAGGTGAAAAATAATATCTTTGTTCAATATAATTCTGCCTCATCTGCCTGCTTAGAAGTATTTGATGCTGGTTGGGCGGGTACTATTAGTAATAATGTATATTATAGACCAAATAATGAGTCACAAACATTAAGGCAATCGAATACTTGGTATTCATTGGACCAGTGGAAAGCATTGGGCTATGATGCTAACTCTAGTTATGGTAATCCGAATTTAGTTAACATACCTTCAAATGGAGAACTGTCAAGCAGTGGCAATTATAGGCTTTCTAATGGTTCTCTTAACTCCATAAATACAGGAGCAACAATATCTGGTTTTAATAGTGATAAAGATGATGTCCTCCGACCACAGTCAGCTTCATGGGATATTGGAGCTTATGAATATTTTGTTATGACTCTGGCTCCACCACAAAACGTACGTGTGGAGTCACAATAA
- the tnpA gene encoding IS200/IS605 family transposase has protein sequence MSRFRRLSHALWHCQYHILWTPKYRLRILTGQVANEVNRCIRAFSEQKGCEVIELSIQIDHVHLIVMVPPKISISDFVGIVKGRTAIRVLNKFKNLKQKPYWGNHFWSRGYCVDTVGLDAEKILKYVKYQEKKESQGEAQQKFKF, from the coding sequence ATGAGTCGATTTCGTAGATTATCGCATGCGTTATGGCATTGTCAATATCATATTCTTTGGACACCGAAGTATCGTTTAAGGATTCTGACAGGTCAAGTTGCAAATGAAGTAAACAGGTGTATAAGGGCTTTTTCAGAGCAAAAAGGTTGTGAAGTTATAGAGCTAAGTATTCAGATTGATCATGTTCACTTGATTGTTATGGTACCTCCCAAGATTTCGATATCTGATTTTGTTGGCATAGTTAAAGGTAGAACAGCAATTCGAGTACTGAATAAATTTAAGAATTTGAAGCAGAAACCCTATTGGGGTAATCATTTCTGGTCAAGAGGTTACTGTGTTGACACAGTAGGTTTAGATGCGGAAAAGATTCTCAAATATGTGAAGTATCAAGAAAAGAAAGAGAGTCAGGGAGAAGCACAACAGAAATTTAAATTTTAA
- the alr gene encoding alanine racemase, whose translation MVEYSQNLNNWIEISESNYAHNISFFQKLIEDNVELSVMIKSNAYGHGWQLIASLASKCKINTFCVYSLDEALNLLNAGFRQDILIMGHVPLSRLEEAVRTDCHLALFNKESLIKLIDITQRLKKPVIVHLKLETGFHRQGVTENDLQWFISKLKRTPLVVLDAAYTHLASVDDTNNYDYAYYQKNRFEQMINTIINEGFPKLKKHIANSAATILLNETRYDMVRLGISQFGLWPSRETFISYKNHFLGNKGDLFPVMTWKTRIAQIKWVQPGHYIGYDCTYRTTRGSRIAVLPVGYAEGYDRGLSNNGYVLIKGKKAFVCGQICMNLTMVDVSDIPDVQLEDEVVLLGKQGDEEISADNLANLLGTINYEVVTRINSEIDRIIV comes from the coding sequence ATGGTTGAATACTCTCAGAATTTAAATAACTGGATTGAAATATCTGAAAGCAATTATGCTCATAATATAAGTTTTTTCCAGAAACTTATAGAAGATAATGTTGAACTCTCTGTAATGATCAAATCCAATGCCTACGGACATGGTTGGCAGTTAATTGCATCGCTTGCGTCAAAATGTAAAATAAATACCTTTTGTGTTTATTCTCTGGATGAAGCCTTAAATTTGTTGAATGCGGGTTTTCGTCAAGATATTTTGATTATGGGACATGTTCCGCTTTCACGGTTGGAAGAGGCTGTACGCACAGATTGCCATCTTGCACTATTTAACAAAGAGTCTTTGATCAAATTGATTGATATTACCCAACGCCTAAAAAAACCTGTTATTGTCCATTTAAAACTGGAAACCGGTTTTCATAGACAAGGAGTTACAGAAAATGATTTACAGTGGTTTATATCGAAATTGAAAAGGACACCATTAGTTGTTCTTGACGCAGCTTACACTCACCTTGCAAGTGTTGACGATACAAATAACTATGATTATGCTTATTATCAAAAAAACCGCTTTGAACAAATGATAAATACAATAATCAATGAAGGATTTCCTAAATTGAAAAAGCATATTGCAAATTCTGCTGCAACAATTCTTTTAAATGAAACACGTTATGATATGGTGCGATTGGGTATAAGTCAATTTGGATTATGGCCGTCTAGGGAAACGTTTATTTCTTATAAAAACCATTTTTTAGGAAACAAAGGGGATCTGTTTCCTGTCATGACATGGAAGACACGTATTGCTCAAATAAAATGGGTACAACCAGGGCATTACATTGGTTATGATTGTACATATAGGACGACAAGAGGTTCAAGGATTGCTGTTCTGCCCGTTGGATATGCAGAGGGTTATGATCGTGGTTTATCAAACAATGGTTATGTTTTGATAAAGGGGAAAAAAGCATTTGTATGTGGGCAAATTTGTATGAATTTGACTATGGTGGATGTATCTGACATTCCAGATGTACAATTAGAGGATGAAGTTGTTTTGTTGGGAAAGCAAGGGGATGAAGAGATTTCTGCAGATAATTTGGCAAATTTACTTGGAACGATTAATTATGAAGTTGTTACACGTATTAATTCAGAAATTGATAGAATCATAGTATGA
- a CDS encoding O-antigen ligase family protein: MKTDVLFIIVILILLTCYLKKDYKNGLFVTILLFVSLTSYLMIVTPGSFPNFSIHRLMLILLLLFWYLRNKRNIYYQKIIKLPFVFLLVLVAAANFISLLFSSDFVFSIKTYFSYIIEIIFFYLIVSTSISNRNDAIRLLYYISFGLSLVALLAFIEKYTGFNPVDSFLFAYVRKEQYANDVMSTYPHRILLGTAMAMAWPITLVLIGYSKVNSFKYFALWFSLMVSISAIYFSSSRGPLLATVIAGMMMFALGSIRIKKKVMIVIVFAIAVLIIKPGVYESLGIKTADTLNQDSFKGQTYQYRFELWDIAYSEIRKSIEQALFGYGPGASEVISIDRNLSYSDEKYVVWSWDNHYAANLFETGFIGFGLTILLYITVLKRLFFIWARIDRANVDIVAGVLTSITVLLFMMTNVKIFAPQLNYLFWSLISIGILLEKNCGKAKNVKFRWK; encoded by the coding sequence GTGAAAACGGATGTTCTCTTTATAATAGTAATATTAATTCTACTAACATGTTATTTAAAAAAAGACTATAAAAATGGTCTTTTTGTAACTATTTTATTATTCGTATCCTTAACTTCTTATTTGATGATAGTAACTCCTGGTAGCTTTCCAAACTTTTCGATTCATAGGTTAATGTTGATTTTATTGTTATTATTTTGGTATCTTCGGAACAAAAGAAATATATATTATCAGAAAATAATTAAACTCCCTTTTGTTTTTTTGCTTGTCCTAGTTGCAGCGGCAAATTTTATTTCTCTGTTATTTTCTAGTGATTTCGTTTTTAGCATTAAAACATATTTTTCTTATATTATTGAGATAATTTTCTTTTACTTGATTGTCTCGACAAGCATAAGTAATAGAAATGATGCAATCAGATTGTTGTACTATATTTCCTTTGGACTGTCTTTGGTCGCTTTGCTTGCATTTATCGAAAAATATACAGGGTTTAATCCTGTAGATTCCTTCCTTTTTGCATACGTAAGGAAGGAGCAATATGCAAACGATGTGATGTCAACCTACCCGCATAGAATACTTCTTGGGACGGCGATGGCAATGGCATGGCCAATTACTTTAGTATTAATTGGATATTCAAAAGTAAATAGTTTTAAATATTTTGCATTATGGTTTTCTTTAATGGTGTCAATATCAGCTATTTATTTCTCTAGCAGTCGAGGGCCTTTGTTAGCAACAGTCATAGCTGGGATGATGATGTTTGCATTAGGTTCTATCAGAATCAAAAAAAAAGTTATGATAGTTATTGTTTTTGCAATAGCTGTTTTGATTATAAAGCCGGGTGTTTATGAATCATTAGGAATTAAAACTGCCGATACACTTAATCAGGATTCATTTAAAGGCCAAACTTATCAATATAGGTTTGAATTATGGGATATAGCTTATTCTGAAATCCGAAAATCGATTGAGCAAGCACTTTTTGGTTATGGTCCAGGCGCCAGTGAAGTAATAAGTATTGATAGAAACCTTTCGTATTCTGATGAGAAATATGTTGTATGGAGCTGGGACAATCATTACGCAGCCAATCTTTTTGAAACTGGATTTATTGGATTTGGTCTAACTATATTGCTGTACATTACGGTTTTAAAAAGATTGTTTTTTATTTGGGCAAGAATCGATAGGGCAAACGTAGACATAGTGGCTGGTGTTTTAACAAGTATTACGGTACTGTTATTTATGATGACGAATGTTAAGATATTTGCTCCTCAGTTGAATTATTTGTTTTGGTCTTTAATATCAATCGGTATATTATTAGAGAAGAATTGTGGAAAAGCAAAAAATGTTAAATTTAGATGGAAATAA
- a CDS encoding oligosaccharide flippase family protein codes for MILRKLTKNFGKIFSGTSLKDRAIHGGMWLGIGSTIENGLRFARNMILVRLLAPEAFGSMAILLAVNAAFESFTQIGIKEAIIQNPKGEEQTYLNGAWWVSFFRSIVLFAIAYVGAPWIARFYDDPELLPLLILSFSTILFNGFMSPRAFVVLKQMKYSRWVSISQGGSVCGILTAIILAFFITNVWALVIGFIVEAASRCFLSFMISPFIPGFDFDRKQLNELFKYVRGMFGLPILCFIFIQADIFVVGKLLSKGDLGLYSMVASLARIPSLLISIFINPIMMPVFSEMKDQKERINRAVMKTTSLTAYLGFPLLFLLFFNGKDLLYLVYGTQYTVVAIPFAIIFVTTLARTCGAPIATLFFATGRPEQQRLFVGIRAILIVIFIYPAVKWYGVVGAASAGLFAMMIAYFFQVVRLRYLTEIKIWEYFCIFPKALCCSLPVIIAWFTMYKIMPFHQLGILPSIIGCVFAYSISFMVILKQKNLKLKPSLR; via the coding sequence ATGATTTTAAGGAAATTAACGAAAAACTTTGGAAAAATTTTTAGTGGTACAAGTCTTAAAGATCGTGCAATTCATGGAGGTATGTGGCTGGGGATAGGTAGTACGATTGAAAATGGTTTGAGATTTGCCCGCAACATGATTTTGGTTCGCCTGCTTGCACCGGAAGCATTTGGTTCAATGGCAATTTTGCTTGCAGTGAACGCTGCTTTTGAGTCTTTTACGCAAATTGGTATTAAAGAGGCAATAATTCAAAATCCAAAAGGAGAAGAACAAACTTATCTTAATGGAGCATGGTGGGTATCATTTTTTCGTTCAATAGTCCTTTTTGCTATTGCTTATGTAGGCGCTCCGTGGATTGCAAGATTTTATGATGATCCAGAATTGTTGCCGTTGCTGATCCTATCGTTTTCCACCATTCTTTTTAATGGGTTCATGAGCCCAAGAGCATTTGTAGTACTGAAGCAAATGAAATATTCAAGATGGGTATCAATATCACAGGGCGGTAGCGTTTGTGGTATCTTAACGGCCATCATATTAGCTTTTTTTATAACTAATGTTTGGGCTTTAGTAATTGGTTTTATTGTTGAGGCTGCTTCACGGTGTTTTTTGTCATTCATGATTTCACCTTTCATACCTGGATTTGATTTTGATAGAAAACAATTGAATGAATTATTTAAATATGTACGTGGTATGTTTGGGTTGCCAATACTTTGTTTTATATTCATTCAAGCCGACATCTTTGTAGTTGGAAAACTATTATCCAAGGGTGATTTGGGTTTATACAGCATGGTTGCTAGTTTAGCGAGAATTCCTTCTCTACTAATTTCAATATTTATTAACCCAATTATGATGCCTGTCTTTTCTGAAATGAAAGACCAAAAAGAAAGAATAAATCGGGCAGTTATGAAAACTACATCATTAACTGCATATTTAGGATTCCCACTACTTTTCCTTTTGTTTTTCAATGGAAAGGATCTGCTTTACTTAGTTTATGGTACTCAATATACGGTAGTTGCTATTCCGTTTGCCATAATCTTTGTTACTACTTTGGCAAGAACTTGCGGTGCACCTATTGCAACTTTGTTTTTTGCAACGGGACGTCCAGAGCAGCAACGTCTCTTTGTGGGTATAAGGGCGATCCTAATAGTTATATTTATTTATCCTGCTGTTAAGTGGTACGGTGTAGTAGGCGCGGCAAGCGCTGGATTATTTGCGATGATGATTGCTTATTTCTTTCAGGTGGTGAGGTTACGTTATCTCACTGAAATTAAAATATGGGAGTACTTTTGTATCTTTCCAAAAGCATTATGTTGTTCTCTTCCTGTTATTATCGCATGGTTTACAATGTATAAGATAATGCCATTTCATCAGTTGGGTATTTTACCAAGTATTATAGGATGTGTCTTTGCATATAGTATTTCCTTTATGGTCATTCTTAAACAAAAAAATTTAAAGTTAAAACCTTCGCTAAGGTAA
- the asnB gene encoding asparagine synthase (glutamine-hydrolyzing), protein MCGICGKVNFDKDSTVDRRVLENMMAIMNHRGPDDKGMYIKGQVGLGHKRLSIIDLNTGKQPISNEDMNVWVVYNGEIYNYRELRKRLIEKGHVFKTESDTEVIVHLYEEYGESFISELRGMFAFALWDEKESVLLLARDRVGIKPLYYCMTKDSFLFSSEMKSILEDPKVKREENPEIVDRFLTYFYIPGTETLLKGIHKLSPGHYLILKNEKINIKQYWDLNFSNSKRNYSFEDSKGQLIDLLRESVRDHMISDVPVGFLLSGGIDSTALLSFAIDETDKDISTFTIGFEGESFADERPFARLAAEKFGTKHYEMTMSSQGFLNFLPKYVWHMEEPVCEPPAIALYYVSKLAKEHVKVLISGEGGDEAFAGYPNYRNYVWMERIKKIIGPLNSPISVLIDKLGNMRYLEKLKKYAPLMTLEMKEYYYSRTSSPSGYFNDNKNEFYSKEFGDNINKNNSAGITRDYFENITKVSNLNKMLYIDTKTWLPDDLLTKADKITMANSVELRVPLLDHRLLEFAANLPDSHKLNWFTTKHILKKAFSNKVPKEILYRKKTGFPVPYESWLRNEMKDFVYDIMMDKKTLNRGYFEKKSIERLIRENSQRMNHSKVIFSLIVLELWHRKFIDNDCIT, encoded by the coding sequence ATGTGTGGAATTTGCGGAAAAGTTAATTTTGACAAAGATAGCACTGTAGATCGGAGGGTCTTGGAAAATATGATGGCCATTATGAACCATCGTGGGCCGGATGATAAAGGCATGTATATTAAAGGGCAGGTTGGCTTAGGGCACAAGCGGTTATCAATCATTGATCTTAATACGGGGAAACAGCCTATTTCGAATGAAGATATGAATGTCTGGGTCGTTTACAATGGAGAGATATATAATTATAGAGAACTACGAAAAAGGCTTATAGAGAAGGGGCATGTTTTTAAGACTGAATCTGATACTGAAGTCATAGTTCATTTATATGAAGAATATGGCGAGAGTTTCATTTCAGAACTGAGAGGAATGTTCGCCTTCGCCTTATGGGATGAGAAAGAGAGTGTTTTGTTACTTGCCAGAGATAGAGTAGGAATAAAGCCTCTTTATTATTGTATGACCAAAGACTCTTTTCTTTTTTCTTCTGAGATGAAATCAATATTGGAAGACCCAAAGGTGAAGAGGGAAGAAAATCCTGAGATTGTTGATAGATTTTTAACATATTTCTATATTCCAGGAACAGAAACTTTACTCAAGGGCATACACAAGCTTAGTCCAGGGCATTACTTAATTTTGAAAAATGAAAAAATAAATATTAAGCAGTATTGGGATCTTAATTTTTCAAATTCTAAAAGAAACTATAGTTTTGAAGATTCGAAAGGCCAATTGATTGATTTATTAAGGGAGTCAGTGAGAGACCATATGATCAGCGATGTACCGGTTGGATTCTTATTAAGTGGGGGCATCGATTCAACGGCTTTGCTTAGTTTTGCTATTGATGAGACCGATAAGGATATAAGTACATTCACCATTGGCTTTGAGGGAGAGAGCTTTGCAGACGAAAGACCATTTGCAAGGCTTGCTGCTGAGAAATTTGGGACTAAACATTACGAAATGACTATGTCATCACAGGGTTTTCTGAATTTTCTTCCAAAATATGTCTGGCATATGGAAGAACCCGTATGTGAACCACCTGCGATAGCGTTATATTATGTATCTAAGTTAGCAAAAGAACACGTTAAGGTTTTAATTTCAGGAGAAGGAGGTGATGAGGCATTCGCCGGCTATCCAAATTACAGAAATTATGTTTGGATGGAACGCATAAAGAAAATTATTGGTCCACTGAATAGCCCTATCTCGGTCCTTATAGACAAGCTGGGTAATATGAGGTATTTGGAGAAATTAAAAAAATATGCTCCCCTTATGACATTAGAGATGAAAGAGTATTATTATAGCAGAACTTCAAGTCCATCTGGTTATTTTAATGATAACAAGAATGAATTTTATAGTAAAGAATTCGGGGACAACATAAATAAGAACAACTCGGCAGGAATCACTAGAGACTATTTTGAGAATATTACAAAAGTAAGTAATTTGAATAAAATGCTTTATATAGACACGAAAACATGGCTGCCTGATGATCTCTTAACCAAGGCTGATAAAATCACTATGGCTAATTCCGTAGAGCTTCGAGTGCCACTTCTTGATCATAGGCTGCTGGAATTTGCTGCTAATTTGCCGGATAGCCATAAACTTAATTGGTTTACGACAAAGCACATTTTAAAGAAGGCATTTTCTAATAAAGTACCCAAGGAAATCTTATATAGAAAAAAAACAGGTTTCCCTGTCCCTTACGAGTCTTGGTTGAGAAATGAAATGAAAGATTTTGTCTATGATATCATGATGGATAAAAAAACGCTCAATAGAGGTTATTTTGAAAAAAAATCAATCGAAAGATTAATTCGTGAAAATTCACAGCGTATGAATCATTCAAAGGTGATTTTTTCACTGATTGTTCTTGAATTGTGGCACCGAAAGTTTATTGACAATGATTGTATCACATAA
- a CDS encoding glycosyltransferase family 2 protein: protein MDISIIIVNWNSLHHLRKCLTSMYSQPPDVEFEVIVVDNASYDGCDEMLKKGFPRVIFIQSKKNHGFAYANNLGFQHSTGKTLLFLNPDTEIISNAVKIMYTNLQTMPDAGAIGCRLLNTDLSLQTSCIQPYPTVLNQAFDIDYLKFLFPTLKLWGMKPLFRSNDKPQEVEVISGACIMVKRSVFEEVNQFSTDYFMYSEDLDLCYKINQTGYKTYYVNSSQIIHHGGKSTKSKQNYFGIVLMRESVSKFMEKYRGKKSAYFYKSVMTFVSICRMMLIIILMPSAIILRKQDTILVAFTKWKKIFRWSIGYEKWAKELTSNSQVSHGPSKSIN from the coding sequence GTGGATATCTCAATAATAATTGTTAATTGGAATTCTTTGCACCATTTAAGAAAATGCCTCACCAGTATGTATAGTCAACCGCCAGATGTTGAGTTCGAGGTTATTGTGGTTGACAATGCATCCTATGATGGATGTGATGAAATGCTTAAAAAGGGTTTTCCACGTGTTATTTTTATACAAAGTAAAAAAAATCATGGTTTTGCCTATGCAAATAATCTGGGTTTTCAACATTCTACAGGAAAAACATTACTTTTTTTAAATCCGGATACAGAAATAATTAGCAATGCTGTCAAAATAATGTATACAAATTTACAAACAATGCCAGACGCAGGCGCAATTGGTTGCAGATTACTTAACACTGACTTATCGTTGCAGACAAGTTGTATCCAACCTTATCCGACTGTTTTAAACCAGGCATTTGATATTGACTATCTAAAGTTTTTATTTCCCACATTGAAGTTATGGGGTATGAAACCATTATTTCGTAGTAATGACAAACCGCAAGAAGTTGAGGTCATTTCCGGTGCATGTATTATGGTTAAACGTAGTGTTTTTGAGGAGGTGAATCAATTCAGTACGGATTATTTCATGTATTCTGAAGACCTGGACCTTTGTTATAAGATTAATCAAACCGGTTACAAAACATATTACGTCAACTCCTCTCAAATTATTCATCATGGTGGAAAAAGTACAAAGAGCAAACAAAACTATTTTGGTATTGTTCTCATGAGAGAATCTGTATCCAAATTCATGGAGAAATACAGGGGTAAGAAAAGCGCTTATTTTTATAAGTCTGTAATGACCTTTGTTTCAATATGTCGAATGATGTTGATTATAATACTCATGCCCAGTGCTATAATATTGCGTAAGCAAGATACTATACTTGTTGCATTTACAAAGTGGAAAAAAATCTTTCGTTGGTCGATAGGCTATGAAAAATGGGCAAAAGAATTAACATCTAATAGTCAAGTATCTCATGGACCATCAAAGAGTATAAATTAG
- a CDS encoding glycosyltransferase family 2 protein — protein MDKKIKYVIITPVRNEEEYIEKTINSVISQTIRPIEWIIVDDGSTDNTAMIIDEYANQYGWIKTIHRHDRGFRKAGGGVIEAFYDAFNNLQFKEWDFIVKLDGDLTFSDTYFEKCFENFKKNQKLGICGGGIYNIIDGRMIYERDPIFHVRGATKIYRAKCWDDIGGLLKAPGWDTLDEVKANMNGWETRSYPELKISHHRSTGVADGTWGNWTKNGRANYISGYHPLFMILKCIKRIFQKPYFIVSIALMWGYVNGYIIKIPQVDDKDLIAYLRKQQLNKLFFRQSIWKYK, from the coding sequence ATGGATAAAAAAATAAAATACGTCATAATCACACCCGTTCGGAACGAAGAAGAATACATTGAGAAAACCATCAATTCGGTAATTTCACAGACGATAAGACCCATTGAATGGATTATTGTTGATGACGGATCGACAGATAATACTGCCATGATAATTGACGAATATGCAAATCAATACGGATGGATTAAAACAATACACAGGCATGATAGAGGTTTTCGCAAAGCAGGTGGAGGTGTAATTGAGGCTTTTTATGATGCTTTTAATAATTTGCAGTTTAAAGAATGGGATTTCATTGTTAAATTGGATGGTGATTTAACTTTTAGCGATACATATTTCGAGAAATGTTTTGAGAATTTCAAAAAAAATCAGAAACTCGGAATATGCGGTGGTGGGATTTACAACATAATTGATGGAAGAATGATATATGAAAGAGACCCTATTTTTCATGTTAGAGGTGCTACAAAGATATACAGGGCAAAATGCTGGGACGATATCGGTGGTCTTCTTAAAGCACCCGGGTGGGACACTCTTGATGAAGTGAAGGCTAATATGAATGGGTGGGAGACGAGGAGTTATCCCGAATTAAAAATAAGTCATCACAGAAGTACCGGAGTGGCTGATGGAACATGGGGTAATTGGACGAAGAATGGAAGGGCAAATTATATTAGCGGATATCATCCGCTTTTTATGATTCTTAAGTGTATAAAAAGGATTTTTCAAAAACCTTATTTTATCGTTTCCATAGCGCTTATGTGGGGATATGTAAATGGTTACATAATAAAAATACCACAGGTTGATGATAAAGACTTAATTGCTTATCTGAGAAAACAACAGTTAAATAAACTATTTTTTCGGCAGAGTATCTGGAAATATAAATAG
- a CDS encoding polysaccharide deacetylase family protein, whose protein sequence is MRYLHENDYSVVSLKDIVDILKKTPQLLNSSTRQLKYVVITFDDGFRDFYTQAFPVLQKYNFTATVFLPTEFINNNGSRLNEKEHLSWDEVRELNNNSINFGSHTVTHPQLKSIKKEEIEYEIRHSKETIEDKLGEVIDSFSYPFAFPEEDNEFRKYLKDILRECDYKYSVSTRIGTTSRKDDICFAKRIPVNSCDDIIFFKAKLEGGYDWLNKPQCIFKMFKRKLSSITNQLN, encoded by the coding sequence ATGAGATATCTCCATGAAAATGACTACTCAGTTGTAAGTCTTAAAGATATTGTAGATATACTTAAGAAAACTCCTCAACTCCTTAACTCATCAACTCGTCAACTCAAGTACGTAGTCATAACATTCGATGATGGATTTCGTGATTTTTATACACAGGCATTTCCTGTTCTACAGAAATATAACTTTACTGCTACGGTATTTTTACCAACAGAATTTATTAACAATAATGGATCAAGACTTAATGAGAAAGAGCATCTCAGTTGGGATGAGGTAAGAGAATTGAATAATAATAGCATAAACTTTGGCTCTCATACGGTTACGCATCCACAACTTAAATCTATAAAGAAAGAGGAAATTGAATATGAAATCAGGCATTCCAAGGAAACCATCGAGGATAAGCTTGGAGAAGTAATAGACTCTTTCTCTTATCCGTTCGCATTTCCAGAGGAAGATAATGAATTTAGAAAATATTTAAAAGACATTCTCCGCGAATGTGATTACAAATATAGTGTGAGTACTAGAATAGGAACGACTTCTAGAAAAGATGATATCTGTTTTGCTAAACGAATACCCGTAAATTCTTGTGATGACATCATATTTTTCAAAGCAAAGCTTGAAGGTGGCTATGATTGGCTTAATAAGCCACAATGTATTTTTAAGATGTTCAAAAGGAAATTATCCTCAATCACTAATCAACTTAATTAA